The proteins below come from a single Prochlorococcus marinus str. MIT 9215 genomic window:
- the topA gene encoding type I DNA topoisomerase, with translation MDHTLVIVESPTKAKTIRKFLPSNYEVLASMGHVRDLPKGAAEIPAAVKKEKWSRIGVNTTEDFEPLYIVPKDKKKVVKELKDALKGATKLLLATDEDREGESISWHLLQILKPKIPTKRMVFHEITKKAINKALDQTREIDMELVQAQETRRILDRLFGYELSPLLWKKVAPRLSAGRVQSVSVRLLVRREKERRSFKKASYWGIKASLVKDNVIFETKLFSLNGQRISNGSDFDEQTGKLKQGNKSLVIGEEKANDLLKAFSSKDWLVSKIEKKPSTRKPVPPFTTSTLQQEANRKLRLSARETMRCAQGLYERGFITYMRTDSVHLSEQAIRAARECVSSMYGKEYLSNAPRQFNSSTRNAQEAHEAIRPAGELFKTPKETNLTGRDLSLYDLIWKRTVASQMAEARLTMINAEICVGDGLFKSSGKSIDFAGFFRAYVEGSDDPSSSLEQQEIILPNLTTGTCLEVTNKESTFHETKPPARYTEAALVKVLEKEGIGRPSTYASIIGTIVDRGYANISSNTLAPTFTAFAVTALLEEHFPDLVDTTFTAKMESSLDEISSGNLEWLPYLETFYKGKNGLEVKVQKTEGDIDGKAYRQVDFEDLPCVVRIGSNGPWLEGTKIDESGNEIQAKGNLPMDITPGDLDIKQVDQILSGPSDLGTDPKTGEKVFLRFGPYGPYVQLGNSDQDKAKPRRASLPKELKTDDLTLHDALILLSLPRLLGVHPEGGVIEADRGRFGPYIKWIKNENESENRSLKKGDDVFKVDLKRALEILAMPKMGRGGQEVLKDFGKPKEFKEKIQILNGRYGVYLKCGKTNVSIDRDTDLEKFSIDDALFLLEEKLKDKKGSILKKTKISNKKTKSKKKS, from the coding sequence TTGGATCACACACTTGTTATTGTTGAAAGTCCCACCAAAGCAAAAACTATAAGAAAGTTTTTGCCTTCTAATTATGAAGTTCTCGCTTCAATGGGACACGTAAGAGATCTTCCTAAAGGAGCTGCTGAAATACCTGCTGCGGTTAAAAAGGAAAAATGGTCAAGGATAGGTGTTAATACAACAGAAGATTTTGAACCACTTTATATAGTTCCAAAAGATAAGAAAAAGGTTGTTAAAGAGTTGAAAGATGCATTGAAAGGTGCGACCAAGCTACTGCTGGCAACTGATGAAGATAGAGAGGGAGAGAGTATTAGCTGGCATCTCTTGCAAATACTTAAACCTAAAATACCAACTAAAAGAATGGTTTTTCATGAAATTACAAAAAAGGCAATTAATAAAGCTTTAGACCAAACAAGAGAAATTGATATGGAACTTGTTCAGGCTCAAGAAACAAGAAGAATCTTGGACCGGCTTTTTGGATATGAATTATCTCCTTTACTTTGGAAGAAGGTAGCCCCCCGATTATCTGCTGGTCGTGTTCAATCAGTTTCTGTAAGACTTCTTGTTAGGAGAGAGAAAGAAAGAAGATCCTTTAAAAAAGCTAGTTATTGGGGGATTAAAGCTTCCTTAGTAAAAGATAATGTTATTTTCGAAACTAAATTATTCAGTTTAAACGGTCAAAGAATTTCTAATGGATCAGATTTCGATGAACAGACCGGAAAATTAAAACAAGGAAATAAATCTTTAGTAATTGGAGAAGAAAAAGCAAATGATTTATTAAAGGCTTTTTCCTCAAAGGATTGGTTAGTCTCAAAAATCGAAAAAAAACCATCAACTCGTAAGCCAGTTCCTCCATTTACAACAAGCACATTACAACAAGAAGCAAACAGGAAGCTTCGTTTGTCTGCAAGAGAAACCATGAGATGTGCACAAGGGCTATATGAGAGAGGTTTCATAACATATATGAGAACTGATTCAGTTCATCTTTCCGAACAAGCTATAAGAGCTGCTAGAGAATGTGTCAGCTCTATGTATGGGAAAGAATATTTATCTAACGCACCAAGACAATTTAATTCATCTACAAGAAATGCTCAAGAAGCACACGAAGCTATTAGGCCGGCAGGTGAGTTATTTAAAACACCAAAGGAAACTAATCTAACCGGTAGAGACTTATCTCTTTACGATTTGATTTGGAAAAGAACTGTAGCTAGTCAAATGGCAGAAGCTAGGTTAACAATGATTAATGCTGAAATTTGTGTGGGGGATGGATTATTTAAGTCGAGCGGAAAAAGTATTGATTTCGCAGGATTCTTCAGAGCTTATGTCGAGGGAAGTGATGACCCTAGTTCGTCCCTTGAACAACAAGAAATTATTCTCCCAAACTTAACAACTGGAACATGTCTTGAAGTTACTAATAAGGAATCTACTTTTCATGAAACTAAACCTCCTGCAAGATATACAGAGGCTGCATTAGTTAAAGTTCTTGAAAAAGAAGGGATTGGAAGACCTTCTACCTATGCAAGCATTATTGGGACAATAGTAGATAGAGGTTATGCGAATATATCTTCCAATACTTTAGCTCCAACATTTACAGCTTTTGCTGTTACTGCTCTATTAGAAGAACATTTTCCCGATCTGGTTGATACTACTTTTACTGCAAAAATGGAATCTTCATTAGATGAAATATCTTCAGGTAATCTTGAGTGGCTACCATACCTCGAAACTTTCTATAAAGGTAAAAATGGTTTGGAGGTAAAAGTTCAGAAAACAGAGGGTGATATTGATGGTAAAGCTTATAGACAAGTTGATTTCGAAGACCTTCCTTGCGTAGTCAGAATAGGCTCTAACGGACCTTGGTTAGAGGGTACAAAAATTGATGAATCTGGTAATGAAATTCAGGCTAAAGGTAATCTTCCAATGGATATTACTCCAGGAGATTTAGATATAAAGCAAGTTGATCAAATTTTAAGTGGCCCATCAGATCTTGGGACTGATCCAAAAACTGGGGAAAAAGTCTTTTTAAGATTTGGGCCTTATGGACCTTACGTACAATTGGGAAATAGTGATCAGGATAAAGCTAAACCAAGAAGAGCTTCATTACCAAAAGAGTTGAAAACTGATGATCTAACTTTACATGATGCTCTTATACTTTTAAGTTTGCCTAGATTGTTAGGAGTTCATCCTGAAGGGGGTGTTATTGAGGCTGATAGAGGAAGATTTGGACCTTATATTAAATGGATCAAAAATGAGAATGAATCTGAAAACAGATCATTAAAGAAAGGCGATGATGTTTTTAAAGTTGATTTAAAACGAGCTTTAGAAATTCTTGCAATGCCAAAAATGGGTAGAGGTGGTCAAGAGGTACTTAAAGACTTTGGAAAACCGAAAGAATTTAAAGAAAAAATTCAAATATTAAATGGAAGATATGGGGTCTATTTAAAATGTGGCAAAACCAATGTTTCGATTGATAGAGATACTGACTTAGAAAAATTTTCCATAGATGATGCTCTATTTCTTTTAGAAGAAAAACTAAAAGATAAAAAAGGATCTATTTTAAAAAAAACAAAAATAAGTAATAAAAAAACTAAAAGTAAAAAGAAAAGTTAG
- the petP gene encoding cytochrome b6f subunit PetP — MAETKLLPKIGSKIKININKVKDRLPAKLIDQISSDPKAVITGYKMTDGRSIGITAKFQNGKQNWFFPEEIEKG, encoded by the coding sequence ATGGCTGAAACAAAATTATTACCCAAAATCGGTAGTAAAATCAAAATTAACATTAACAAAGTAAAAGATAGACTACCGGCGAAATTAATTGATCAAATATCCTCTGATCCTAAAGCCGTAATAACAGGCTATAAGATGACAGACGGCAGGAGTATTGGAATCACCGCAAAATTTCAGAATGGTAAGCAAAACTGGTTTTTCCCAGAAGAAATTGAGAAAGGTTAG
- a CDS encoding NAD(P)H-quinone oxidoreductase subunit N yields the protein MPNEIFTINLNAQAIIPEAFILLGIVGTLLVDLAGEKTASKWAPIICYLSIGSSLLSLALQWSNPVESAFLGSFNSDNLAISFRAIISLSTLVSLLISWRYTEQSGSPIGEFAAIVLSATLGAMLLCGSTDLISVFISLETLSVASYLLSGYLKRDPRSSEAALKYLLVGSAAAAVYLYGSSFLYGLSGSTNLATIGLEIINKPSFITSLALVFVLSTVAFKIAAVPFHQWTPDVYEGSPTPVVAFLSVGSKTAGFAFAIRILSTTFSSFDEEWKLLFTILAILSMALGNVVALAQTSMKRMLAYSSIGQAGFVMIGIVSGTQDGLSAAVLYLAAYLFMNLGAFSCVILFSLRTGSDRILDYSGLYQKDPLITLGLSLCLLSLGGLPPMLGFFGKIYLFFAGWANHQYLLVIVGLVTSVISIYYYISVIKMMVVKEPQEASEIVKSYPEINWGIVGLPPLRVALYTCVAVTALGGILSNPLFKLANTAVSETPFLQDIIATANNIS from the coding sequence GTGCCCAACGAAATCTTTACAATTAATTTAAATGCTCAAGCCATTATTCCAGAGGCTTTTATTTTACTAGGTATTGTTGGAACACTTCTTGTAGATTTAGCTGGAGAAAAAACTGCATCAAAATGGGCACCAATAATTTGCTATCTATCAATTGGCAGTTCTCTTCTTAGTTTGGCCTTGCAATGGAGTAATCCAGTAGAAAGCGCATTCCTTGGGTCCTTTAATTCAGATAATTTAGCAATCTCATTTAGAGCAATAATATCTTTATCAACTTTAGTTTCTTTGCTTATAAGTTGGCGATATACAGAACAAAGTGGTAGTCCTATAGGCGAATTTGCTGCGATAGTTCTTTCGGCTACCCTTGGTGCAATGCTTTTGTGTGGATCTACTGACCTTATTAGTGTATTTATATCTCTGGAAACTTTATCTGTAGCAAGCTACTTACTTTCTGGTTACCTCAAGAGAGATCCAAGAAGTTCAGAAGCGGCCTTAAAATATCTCCTTGTTGGATCAGCTGCTGCTGCTGTCTACTTGTATGGATCCTCTTTTCTTTATGGATTAAGTGGTTCAACAAACTTAGCGACAATAGGTTTAGAGATTATCAATAAGCCATCCTTTATTACTTCTTTAGCTCTTGTATTTGTCTTATCAACAGTTGCATTTAAAATTGCTGCAGTTCCCTTTCATCAATGGACTCCTGATGTATATGAGGGTTCACCTACACCTGTAGTAGCTTTTTTATCTGTTGGTTCAAAAACAGCGGGCTTTGCATTTGCAATAAGAATATTAAGCACAACTTTCTCTTCTTTTGACGAAGAATGGAAACTTTTATTTACTATTTTAGCCATATTGAGTATGGCTCTAGGAAATGTTGTAGCTCTAGCTCAAACCTCAATGAAGAGGATGCTGGCTTACAGTTCTATTGGACAAGCGGGATTTGTAATGATTGGAATAGTATCTGGCACACAAGATGGTTTATCAGCAGCTGTTTTATATTTGGCTGCATATTTGTTTATGAATTTGGGTGCATTCTCTTGTGTAATACTCTTCTCACTAAGAACTGGCTCTGACAGAATTCTCGATTACTCAGGACTTTACCAAAAAGATCCTCTTATTACATTAGGCTTAAGCCTTTGTCTTCTATCTCTAGGAGGTTTACCTCCAATGTTAGGATTTTTTGGAAAGATATACTTATTCTTTGCAGGTTGGGCAAATCATCAATATCTATTAGTAATAGTTGGATTAGTAACTTCAGTTATATCTATTTATTACTACATTTCAGTGATAAAAATGATGGTAGTAAAAGAACCACAGGAAGCTTCTGAAATAGTCAAATCATATCCTGAAATTAATTGGGGCATTGTAGGATTACCTCCCTTAAGAGTTGCACTTTATACTTGCGTCGCAGTAACTGCTCTTGGAGGAATCCTTTCTAATCCTCTTTTTAAATTAGCTAACACAGCAGTTTCAGAAACTCCTTTCTTACAAGATATTATTGCTACAGCAAACAACATTTCCTAG
- the ubiE gene encoding bifunctional demethylmenaquinone methyltransferase/2-methoxy-6-polyprenyl-1,4-benzoquinol methylase UbiE — protein MKFTKTIEVKNIFNKISYKYDFLNNLLSFGLHKLWKRKLVNLLEPLNGEDWADLCCGTGDLAFLISERVGPMGSITGIDSAEDILNIAKKKSELKKNKFIKWEIQDVLEINVYSKKFDGICMSYGLRNLTNVKEGIKKVFYLLKDKGRAGFLDFNHSRKSSLSNIFQKIYLRFIVVTISRLFNLGPEYEYIEKSITNFPKKNELINIAEDVGFKKAEYRTILGGQMGILILTK, from the coding sequence ATGAAATTCACAAAAACTATCGAAGTCAAAAATATATTTAATAAAATTTCTTATAAATATGACTTTTTAAATAATTTATTAAGTTTTGGGCTGCACAAATTATGGAAAAGGAAATTAGTTAATTTATTGGAACCTTTAAATGGTGAAGATTGGGCTGATTTGTGCTGCGGAACTGGAGATTTAGCATTCTTAATTTCTGAGAGAGTTGGTCCAATGGGCTCAATTACTGGAATTGATAGTGCAGAGGATATTTTAAATATTGCAAAAAAAAAATCAGAGCTAAAAAAAAATAAATTTATTAAGTGGGAAATTCAAGATGTATTAGAAATTAATGTTTATTCAAAAAAATTTGATGGGATTTGCATGTCATATGGACTAAGAAACTTAACTAATGTTAAAGAAGGAATAAAAAAGGTTTTTTATCTTTTGAAGGATAAAGGAAGGGCAGGATTTTTGGATTTTAATCACTCAAGAAAAAGTTCTTTATCCAATATTTTTCAGAAAATTTATTTGAGATTTATTGTAGTAACCATTTCGCGGCTTTTTAATTTAGGTCCAGAGTACGAATATATTGAAAAAAGTATTACAAATTTTCCAAAGAAAAATGAGCTTATAAATATTGCTGAGGATGTTGGATTTAAAAAAGCTGAATATAGGACTATCTTGGGGGGGCAAATGGGAATACTAATTTTAACTAAATAA
- a CDS encoding ABC transporter ATP-binding protein → MSKIVASLENISKTYGKEDLTVKALESINLEIYKGDYLAVMGASGSGKSTAMNIIGCLDRPSEGIYKLNGIPVENLSDDELAEIRNQKLGFVFQQFHLLSDATALENVTLPMIYAGIDPEQRLELGKNALKKVGLSERMNNRPNQLSGGQQQRVAIARAIINNPAILLADEPTGALDSKTTDDVLDLFDKLHESGITIVLVTHEDEVANRAKKIAKFKDGRIVELKVN, encoded by the coding sequence ATGTCAAAGATAGTAGCGAGTTTAGAAAATATATCTAAAACATATGGGAAAGAGGATCTAACTGTAAAAGCCTTAGAAAGCATAAACTTAGAAATTTATAAAGGAGATTATTTAGCTGTAATGGGAGCTAGTGGCTCAGGCAAAAGTACAGCCATGAATATTATTGGATGTTTAGATAGACCATCTGAAGGTATTTATAAATTAAATGGTATTCCTGTTGAAAATTTATCTGATGATGAGCTCGCGGAAATACGTAACCAAAAATTAGGCTTCGTTTTTCAACAATTTCATCTTCTTTCAGACGCAACTGCGCTTGAAAACGTAACTTTGCCCATGATTTATGCTGGTATTGATCCTGAGCAAAGATTAGAGCTCGGTAAGAATGCCCTAAAAAAAGTTGGCCTTTCAGAAAGAATGAATAATCGTCCAAACCAATTATCCGGAGGTCAACAACAACGCGTTGCTATTGCGAGGGCTATTATCAATAACCCTGCAATTTTGTTAGCAGACGAACCTACTGGAGCACTAGATTCAAAAACCACTGATGATGTATTAGATCTTTTTGACAAACTTCATGAATCTGGAATAACTATAGTTTTAGTTACCCATGAAGATGAAGTCGCAAATCGTGCAAAAAAAATAGCCAAATTCAAAGATGGAAGAATAGTTGAATTAAAAGTTAATTAA
- a CDS encoding biotin--[acetyl-CoA-carboxylase] ligase — MKVIGSAAKTVFYLKKIQGQYPIWRLLYKIKCKSTENELTKLVGYSAIKKNQPVAIIAREQFSGVGQNSKTWVSPKGGIWLSAAYPIFSKEFACQIFNLSLGIKLCEMLRQENINVCLKWPNDIFFGSKKLIGFLPRVITRGKEIIYVRVGLGMNVLNYTPSEGISLSKVLQTKNINQHYWTAKVLKAFNDSIECNKKKEYVIKSANKFLTKSFLPSGYCPHTWKIKDIDSNGNLRIENETQLKVIRRF; from the coding sequence GTGAAAGTTATTGGATCTGCAGCTAAGACAGTTTTTTATTTAAAAAAAATTCAGGGTCAATATCCCATCTGGAGACTTCTTTACAAAATCAAATGTAAAAGTACTGAAAATGAGCTAACAAAATTGGTTGGATATTCTGCAATAAAGAAAAACCAACCAGTAGCGATAATAGCAAGAGAACAGTTCTCAGGGGTTGGACAAAACTCAAAAACTTGGGTTTCTCCAAAAGGCGGGATTTGGTTAAGTGCAGCTTACCCAATATTTTCAAAAGAATTTGCATGTCAAATATTTAATTTATCTTTAGGTATTAAGTTATGTGAAATGCTTAGACAAGAGAATATAAATGTTTGTTTGAAATGGCCAAATGATATTTTTTTTGGTTCAAAAAAGTTGATTGGATTTTTACCAAGGGTTATAACAAGAGGCAAGGAAATTATCTATGTAAGAGTAGGACTTGGCATGAATGTTTTAAATTACACTCCATCAGAAGGTATTTCATTATCAAAAGTACTGCAAACTAAGAATATTAATCAACATTATTGGACAGCCAAAGTTCTTAAAGCTTTTAATGATTCAATTGAATGTAATAAGAAGAAAGAATATGTTATTAAATCTGCAAATAAGTTTCTTACTAAAAGTTTTTTACCTAGTGGTTATTGTCCTCATACATGGAAAATTAAAGATATTGATTCCAATGGGAATTTAAGAATTGAAAATGAAACTCAACTTAAGGTAATTAGAAGGTTTTGA
- a CDS encoding DUF721 domain-containing protein — MNRRNLNPLKNCLDNFKKSWGDLDKLSKINENWKNLIGLELFQECEPLNIEKKILTIAVNHPQWRQALIYNKHKLKERIEKIGITLNEIKIIQNYEIKNKNIKANNAKIVWANHPSRIHQNNMNICTLCNSPTPEGEIKRWGKCSFCWRKINN; from the coding sequence GTGAATAGAAGAAATCTAAATCCATTAAAAAATTGTCTTGATAATTTCAAAAAATCATGGGGAGACTTAGATAAACTTTCTAAAATCAATGAAAACTGGAAGAACTTAATCGGTTTAGAACTATTTCAAGAATGCGAACCATTAAATATTGAAAAAAAAATACTTACTATTGCGGTAAATCATCCACAGTGGCGCCAAGCTTTAATCTACAACAAGCATAAATTAAAAGAGAGAATCGAGAAAATTGGAATAACTTTGAATGAAATAAAAATAATACAAAATTATGAAATTAAAAATAAAAATATCAAAGCTAATAATGCAAAGATAGTTTGGGCAAATCATCCAAGTAGAATCCATCAAAATAATATGAACATTTGTACTCTCTGTAATTCCCCTACTCCTGAGGGTGAAATCAAAAGATGGGGTAAGTGTTCTTTTTGTTGGAGAAAAATAAATAACTAA
- the hisF gene encoding imidazole glycerol phosphate synthase subunit HisF: protein MVALRLIPCLDVANGRVVKGVNFVNLRDSGDPVELACRYSDEGADELVFLDIRASVENRNTLVNLVSRTAKSVKIPFTVGGGIDSVSSINDLLRAGADKVSLNSSAVINPDLISESSREFGNQCIVIAIDARRKVDKVGEWEVYVKGGRENTGIDVLSWAKKVEELGAGEILLTSMDGDGTQNGYDLHLTESVANIVDIPVIASGGAGSLEDIYDVFKEGRASAALLASLLHDKKLTLKEIKTFLLEKKLPIRPYE from the coding sequence ATGGTAGCTCTTCGTTTAATTCCTTGTTTAGATGTCGCCAATGGCAGAGTCGTTAAAGGTGTAAATTTTGTTAACTTGAGAGATTCAGGTGATCCTGTTGAATTAGCTTGTAGATATTCTGATGAAGGCGCAGATGAATTAGTATTTTTAGATATTAGAGCAAGTGTGGAGAATAGGAATACATTAGTTAACCTTGTTTCTAGGACAGCAAAATCAGTAAAAATCCCTTTTACAGTAGGTGGAGGCATAGATTCTGTTTCTTCTATTAATGATCTTTTAAGAGCAGGAGCGGATAAAGTGAGTTTGAATTCCTCAGCCGTAATAAATCCTGATTTAATTTCTGAAAGTTCTAGAGAGTTTGGTAATCAATGCATCGTTATAGCAATTGATGCTCGAAGAAAAGTTGATAAGGTTGGTGAGTGGGAGGTATATGTAAAAGGAGGGCGAGAAAATACTGGTATAGATGTATTAAGTTGGGCAAAGAAAGTTGAGGAATTAGGCGCGGGGGAAATTTTGCTTACTTCAATGGATGGGGACGGAACACAGAATGGATATGATTTACATTTGACAGAATCCGTTGCAAATATTGTTGATATACCAGTAATTGCATCGGGAGGGGCAGGCTCTCTAGAAGATATTTATGATGTTTTCAAAGAAGGCAGGGCATCAGCAGCACTTTTAGCATCATTACTTCATGATAAGAAACTTACTTTAAAAGAAATAAAAACTTTCCTCCTCGAAAAAAAACTTCCAATTAGACCATATGAATAA
- the chlG gene encoding chlorophyll synthase ChlG, whose amino-acid sequence MNDPKQLLGIKGASETSSIWKLRIQLMKPITWIPLIWGVICGAAASGNFEWTFSNVLASLACMLMSGPLLAGYTQTINDFFDKDIDAINEPNRPIPSGKISIKDVKIQIWVLLIAGLVVAFLLDLYAKHNFPSVLLLALGGSFVSYIYSAPPLKLKQNGWLGNYALGASYIALPWWAGQALFGKLTVVTALLTLAYSLSGLGIAVINDFKSVEGDSKLGLNSLPVVFGIKNASRISAGLIDIFQLAMVIVLVIIGQHLASVILVLLVIPQITFQDMWLLRDPLKFDVKYQASAQPFLITGMLVTALAIGHSFLVA is encoded by the coding sequence GTGAATGATCCAAAACAACTATTAGGAATTAAAGGTGCATCTGAAACTTCAAGTATATGGAAACTCCGTATACAGTTAATGAAGCCAATTACTTGGATCCCTTTGATATGGGGCGTTATTTGTGGCGCAGCAGCAAGTGGAAATTTCGAATGGACATTTAGTAATGTTTTAGCTTCACTAGCATGCATGTTAATGAGCGGACCACTTCTAGCAGGTTATACACAAACCATAAATGACTTTTTTGATAAAGATATTGACGCAATTAATGAACCAAATAGACCAATACCTTCTGGAAAGATTTCAATTAAAGATGTAAAAATTCAAATCTGGGTATTACTTATTGCAGGTTTAGTTGTTGCTTTTCTATTAGATTTATATGCCAAACATAACTTTCCTTCCGTCTTACTTTTAGCATTAGGGGGATCTTTTGTTAGTTATATATATTCTGCTCCACCTCTTAAATTAAAACAAAATGGATGGCTTGGAAATTATGCATTAGGAGCATCATATATAGCTTTACCTTGGTGGGCAGGACAAGCCTTGTTTGGGAAATTAACTGTTGTGACGGCATTACTAACACTTGCTTATAGCCTCTCTGGACTTGGTATTGCTGTTATTAATGATTTCAAAAGCGTTGAAGGAGACTCAAAGCTAGGCCTAAACTCTTTACCAGTAGTATTTGGAATAAAAAATGCAAGTCGAATAAGTGCAGGACTGATTGACATTTTTCAATTAGCAATGGTTATTGTATTAGTCATTATTGGTCAACATTTAGCCTCTGTAATTTTAGTTTTATTGGTAATTCCACAAATTACATTTCAAGATATGTGGTTACTAAGAGATCCTCTAAAATTTGATGTCAAATATCAAGCAAGTGCCCAACCTTTCCTTATTACTGGAATGTTAGTTACAGCCTTAGCGATAGGACATAGTTTTTTAGTTGCTTAA